Part of the Clostridia bacterium genome is shown below.
GGATTTAGCTTTAATTTTAGCTGGAATGGGAACCTTCATTTATGCCTTAATTGGGATTTTAACCTTATTATGGGGAGGCAATTTTTTAGAATATGGGGTATTTCCTTTAATGATACCTGCTGCCGAAAAGCATGCTTGGGGTATAGACGGTATTGGAGTAGGTGTAACTTTGTGTGTGATGGCAACGATTATTGCTATCTTGGATGCTTTGGCTAGAAGGGAAGGGATCGAATGAGCAGCTTTCTGACGGAATATTTAATTTATTGGTTAATCTTATTTTTGTTTATGTTAGGACCATATGGCTTAATCTTTAAGAAAAATTTGGTGAAAAAATTAATGGCCATGAATATTATGCAGGTGGCCGTGATTTTGTTTTTTTTAGTTTTGGGCCTAAAGGTTGGTGGTACGGTGCCTATTGAACTACCTGGTTTGACAGGTGCCGCTCATTATATTAACCCTTTACCTCATACCTTGATGTTAACTGCGATTGTGGTTAGTTTGGCTACTTTGGGTGTTTCTTTGGGTTTGTTATTAATCATTCAGCGGAATTATGGTACTTTAGAAGAAGATGAGGTGCTGCGGAGGATGAAGCGATGAGAGAGCAATTACCAGCTTTAATAGTAATTACACCTCTAGTGGTGGCTTTATTATCACCATTATTAGCCTATTTTTCGCGCAAATTGCTGCGGGGTTTTTCTTTGCTTGCTTTGGCGGTTTCTTTCTTTAGTGCTGTAGGAGTATTAAAGCAAGTTTTGGAAACAGGTCCTTGGCACTATGCCTTTGGTAATTGGGCCCCACCTTGGGGAATTGAATACGTAATTGATCCTCTTTCTGGTTTTTTGGCGACTTTGATTGCCACACTAAGTTTTTGGGTACTGGTCTATGCTGCGGAATTTTTTAAAGCCGAAAAATGGTATAAAGAGGGAGGCGGTTATGGCCTTCATTTATTGGCTACTGCTGGACTTTTAGGGATGTCGGTATCTGGAGACGTTTTTAATTTATATGTCTTTTTTGAAATATCTTCTTTAGCTACTTATGGTTTGATTGCTTTAGGGGGACGGCAGGCCGTAGTGGCGGCTTTTAAATATTTGGTATTAGGTACCATGGGTATCTCCTTTTATTTACTAGGAGTAGGCTATTTATATGCTCTTACTGGTACTTTAAATATGCAGGATTTAGCGGTAAGAATCCAACCTGTTTTAAACTCATCTGGAGTAATGATTGCCCTAGCGTTAATGACTATTGGTTTACTTTTGAAAATGGCCCAATTCCCTTTACATGGCTGGCTGCCTGATGCACATACTTTTGCACCTGCACCTTTATCGGCTTTAATGTCGGGTATTGTGATTAAGGCTCCTGCTTATGTCTTATTTAGAATTTATTTTGGAATTATCGGTAGTGGTGCACAGGCAGTATCCAAACTATTAATGATTTTGGGAATTATAGCGGCTTTAGGTATGATTGCCGGTTCTTTGATGGCTATTGCCCAGTCAGAATTAAAACGCATGTTAGCTTATTCTAGTGTGGCTCAAATAGGTTATGTGGTTTTGGGGATTTCTTTAGGTAATAGTTATGGTTTTATTGGGGCCTTATTGCATATGGTTAATCATGCCTTTATGAAGGGTTGTCTCTTTTTTGTGGCTGGTGCCTTTATTTATAAAACTGGGGAATATTCACTAGATAAATTGAAAGGCATGTATAAACAAATGCCTTTAGCAATGGGTTCTTTTAGTTTGGCTGCTTTTTCGATGATTGGTATCCCGCCTTTAGCTGGTTTTTTTAGTAAGTGGTATTTGGCTTTAGGTGCTATTAAGGCTAATTTGTGGCCATATGTGCTGGTGATTATCATCAGCAGTTTATTAAACCTGATTTACTTTTTCCGGGTTATAGAAAATGTTTATATGTCAGGTGAAGGGGCTGTGGTGAAAAGAAGTAAGGGGTTGGAATTACCTTTAAGTATGCTTATTCCTATAGTGGTGTTGGGTGTTGGTGTTTTGGTTTTAGGTTTAACCAATGAACAAATTGTTACACGGGTTCTACAAAATGCCCTTTTAGGGGGTGGATTTTAATGGCGGCGGAAATACTTTTTGATTATCGACCTTTAGCAGCGGTTTTAGTTTCTTTGGTTGCGGCCTTGCTGATTCTGCTCACTAGTAAAAGGCCTAATTTGCGTGAGTTTTGGACTTTTTCCGCGGCTTTTGGTAAAGCGTTAATTGTCTTTTCGATGCTGCCAGCGGTTTTAGCTGGTCAGATTTTGGAAATAGCTCCTTTTAAAATAGCTCAAGGGGTGAGCTTACATTTGCGTGCTGATCCCGCGGCAATGGTATTTGCGGTTTTAGCGGCATTTTTATGGATTGCTACTTCCTTTTATTCGGTCGGTTATCTGCGGAAATTAAAGGAGGAACATCAAACCGGCTATTTTGCTAGTTTTGCGGTCTGTTTATCAGCTACCATGGGGATTGCTTTTGCAGCTAATTTATTAACCTTTTTCATTTTTTATGAAATATTGACCATTGCTACTTATCCTTTGGTAGCTCATCATCGTGATCAGGAGGCCATCAAGGCTGGCCGAAAATATTTAGTTTATACCATGTTAGCTGGTCAAGTATTTTTAATTGGTATTCTCTGGGCTTATTTTCTGGCAGGTCATGGTGATTTTCAACCAGGTGGTTTTTTAGCCGGAAAAACAAGTAGTGTTAATTTACAAATCATTTTTTGGCTGATGATTTTGGGTACTGCTGTTAAAGCAGGGGTAATGCCTTTTCACGGCTGGCTGCCTTCGGCGATGGTGGCTCCTACACCTGTAAGTGCTCTTTTACATGCTGTGGCGGTGGTTAAAGCCGGAGTGTTTGGTATCGTACGGATTGTGGGTTATGTTTTTGGTCCTTTAATTTTAAGTTCTTTAGGAGCAGCACAAATATTGACGTGGTTAGCGGCATTAACCATTATTGTTTCTTCCCTAATTGCTTTAGCTCAAGATAATTTAAAAAGAAGATTGGCTTTTTCCACTATTGGTCAGTTATCCTATGTTGTTTTAGGGGCTGCAGTATTAACTCCTTTAGGTTTGTTAGGCGGACTTTATCATATTGCAGCTCATGCTGTGATGAAAATTACTTTATTCTTTTGTGCTGGGGCTATTTTTGCCACCACTGGTTTAACTAATGTTAGTCAGTTAAATGGTTTAGGCAGGGCAATGCCTTATACCATGGGGGCCTTTGCCATTGGTTCCATAGGTATAACCGGAATGCCTTTCTGGGTAGGCTTTATTAGCAAATGGAATTTGGCTTTGGGTGCTCTGCAGCAGGGGCAAATGCTTTATGTGTTTGTGCTTTTAATTAGTGGTTTATTGAGTACAGCCTATTTTCTACCGATAGTTTATGCCGCTTTTTTTAAAAAGCCTACTCTTGAAATAGCTAGACAGCACCGGGGAGAGGCGGAAAAAATGATGTTATTGCCTTTGCTTTTTACAGCAGTGATTTCGTTAGTTTGGGGTATTTTCCCCAATGCCGGTTGCGGTCTTTATGATTTGGCGGTGATGTCGGCACAAAGTATTTTTGCTGGTCAATTTCTAGGAGGCGGGTGGTAAAGTGTCTATCAAAAAAACCGTAATCAAAGGCATTTTTGTTTTTCTTTTATTACTCGTTCTGGAAATTTCCTTTGTTGAACACCATGTTATTTATTGGTGGCATGCTCTTGTTGGTTTCGATTTTCTTTTCGGTTTATTAGGTGCAGTGCTGTTGATTTTTTTGGCTAAAGGTTTTTTGAATAAATTAGTGATGCGCAATGAAGACTATTATCAGCCCAAAGGGGGTGAGGATGGCCATGTTTGAGTTTCATCCTGGTTTTATTCTAATTCTGGGTGGTTTGTCTTTGCTGCTTTTGCCGCGTCGTTTACAAAAATTTCTAATGCTTTTCTTCCCTTTATTGGCTATTGGGGCTACCTTTGGTTTAGCAGCAGGCCAGATTTGGTCTATTCCCTTCATTAATCAATTGGAATTAATAGTTTTAAAAGTGGATCGTTTAGCGTTGTTATTCTCTTTTGTTTTTACGGTATTGACTTTTTTGGCTAGTATTTTCGCTCTACACGTAAAAAGACCTGGAGAAATGGCTGCTGCTTTTTTATATGCTGGTAGCTCATTGGGAGTAGTTTTTGCCGGGGATTGGCTAACCTTAATTTTCTTTTGGGAGATGATGGCTCTAGCTTCCGTTTTTCTTATTTGGTACCGCCGCCGTCCTGAATCCTGGCGTGCTGGTTTTCGTTATTTATTGGTTCACTTATTAGGTGGCAGTCTCCTTTTGGCAGGTATTTTTCTACAAGTGGGCAAGGGGCAATTTACGGTAAGTACCTTGACTGGGATAGGTGGTTGGGGTCCCTGGTTAATTTTAGCCGGGATAGCCATTAATGCTGCTATTCCACCTCTACATGTTTGGTTGACAGATGCTTATCCCGAAGCTACATTGACTGGTAGTGTTTTCCTCTGTGCTTTGACTACTAAAACGGCGGTATATGCTTTGGTGCGCATTTTTCCAGGTGAATCTTTATTGATCTGGTTAGGTGTAATTATGGCAATTTATGGTGTCCTTTATGCTATTTTGGAAAATAATATTAGGAGACTCTTAGCTTATCATATAGTAAGTCAGATCGGTTTTATGGTTGCTGGTATTGGTATCGGTACTGAATTCGCTTTAAATGGAGCCACTGCTCATGCCTATTCACATATTCTTTATAAAGCACTATTGTTTATGGGGGCAGCGGCAGTTATTTATGCTACTGGTAATGAAAAATTAACTTCTTTAGGGGGCCTTTATCGTAAAATGCCTTTAACAGCTTTCTTTTTTAGCATTGGTGCCTTTTCTATTTCTGGTGTCCCCTTATTTAATGGTTTTATTAGTAAATCCATTATTGTTAGTGCTGCTTCGATGGAGGGGCTGCCGTGTGTGGAACTTCTTTTGAATTTGGCAAGTGTGGGGACTTTTCTTTCTATTGCTTTAAAACTTAATTATTTTATGTTTTTTGGTCCGGCTCGTACAGTAAGGGTTAATAAAATTCCGGGAAATATGATGTTAGGGATGGCGGGCTTAGCCGCTTTATGCTTCCTTTATGGAGTTTTCCCGCAATTATTGTATAGAAGGCTGCCTTTCCCTTTAGATTATGCACCTTATTCACTTAGTCATCTTGTTTCTACATTACAACTACTTTTAGCGGTATTTTTAGTTTTTTGGGTAATGCGTCCGCGTTTGCTGCCCAGCAAAGCAATAGCCTTAGACTTTGACTGGTTTTATCGCCGACCTTTTAAAGTTTTAATTTGGGGTTTGGTAAAGGCTATTGTTGGATTCCAAAATAGTTTTGGTGTTCAAGGTACGAAAGTTCTTACCAAAATAATTCCCTTTTTCTATAATCCGGTACGTTGGCTGCCTCGTACTACAGATAGTCCACCTCTGGCAGTTTATGATAGTGCACAATATCGTTTGCCGATAGGTGCAACCGCTTTTTTAGGTGTATTTATCTTTGTAGTAGTTTTTTCCATTATTGGTTTGTAGGTTTTGGTAGGAAGCAGATAAAAAGGCCACTTTAAATTGTAATTAAGAAGTGGCCTTTTATTATCCCAGATTTGCTTTGCAAAGTAGGGTTTCTGGTATATAATATACAAGGTAAAACTTGGAGGTGATTAATAAATGGATAGTATACCTAGGCGAAAGTTTAGGGGCGAAATGGGGATAACTTATTAGGGGGGTCTTGTGAAATTCCGCAGGCCTCCTGGATTAATAATGGAAAAAAGGGAGGGATAGTTGTGGATTTCACAAGAATGCAGGAATTATTGCAGTCTCGGCAATATTCCTTATTGAAAAAGGAGTTAAGTAAAGAACAAAATGTAGACATCGCCGAATTTTTGGATGAGCTTGATGCTAGGTGCACCTTATTGGTTTTTCGGCTGTTACCTAAGGAAATTGCGGCAGATGTCTTTAGTCATTTGTCTGCGGAAAGTCAGGCACAGTTGTCTGTTTTGGTTAATGAACAGGAACTGCGGGATATTCTGGATGATTTAAAGTTTGATGATAAAATTGACTTTTTGGAAGAAGTGCCGGCTAATGTTGTTAAAAGGATTTTAAAACATTCTACGGAAACAGAACGAAAATTAATTAATAAGTTTTTAAATTATCCAGAGGATTCCGCGGGCAGCCTTATGGCTATAGA
Proteins encoded:
- a CDS encoding cation:proton antiporter subunit C; translated protein: MSSFLTEYLIYWLILFLFMLGPYGLIFKKNLVKKLMAMNIMQVAVILFFLVLGLKVGGTVPIELPGLTGAAHYINPLPHTLMLTAIVVSLATLGVSLGLLLIIQRNYGTLEEDEVLRRMKR
- a CDS encoding monovalent cation/H+ antiporter subunit D family protein, with translation MREQLPALIVITPLVVALLSPLLAYFSRKLLRGFSLLALAVSFFSAVGVLKQVLETGPWHYAFGNWAPPWGIEYVIDPLSGFLATLIATLSFWVLVYAAEFFKAEKWYKEGGGYGLHLLATAGLLGMSVSGDVFNLYVFFEISSLATYGLIALGGRQAVVAAFKYLVLGTMGISFYLLGVGYLYALTGTLNMQDLAVRIQPVLNSSGVMIALALMTIGLLLKMAQFPLHGWLPDAHTFAPAPLSALMSGIVIKAPAYVLFRIYFGIIGSGAQAVSKLLMILGIIAALGMIAGSLMAIAQSELKRMLAYSSVAQIGYVVLGISLGNSYGFIGALLHMVNHAFMKGCLFFVAGAFIYKTGEYSLDKLKGMYKQMPLAMGSFSLAAFSMIGIPPLAGFFSKWYLALGAIKANLWPYVLVIIISSLLNLIYFFRVIENVYMSGEGAVVKRSKGLELPLSMLIPIVVLGVGVLVLGLTNEQIVTRVLQNALLGGGF
- a CDS encoding monovalent cation/H+ antiporter subunit D family protein yields the protein MAAEILFDYRPLAAVLVSLVAALLILLTSKRPNLREFWTFSAAFGKALIVFSMLPAVLAGQILEIAPFKIAQGVSLHLRADPAAMVFAVLAAFLWIATSFYSVGYLRKLKEEHQTGYFASFAVCLSATMGIAFAANLLTFFIFYEILTIATYPLVAHHRDQEAIKAGRKYLVYTMLAGQVFLIGILWAYFLAGHGDFQPGGFLAGKTSSVNLQIIFWLMILGTAVKAGVMPFHGWLPSAMVAPTPVSALLHAVAVVKAGVFGIVRIVGYVFGPLILSSLGAAQILTWLAALTIIVSSLIALAQDNLKRRLAFSTIGQLSYVVLGAAVLTPLGLLGGLYHIAAHAVMKITLFFCAGAIFATTGLTNVSQLNGLGRAMPYTMGAFAIGSIGITGMPFWVGFISKWNLALGALQQGQMLYVFVLLISGLLSTAYFLPIVYAAFFKKPTLEIARQHRGEAEKMMLLPLLFTAVISLVWGIFPNAGCGLYDLAVMSAQSIFAGQFLGGGW
- a CDS encoding Na(+)/H(+) antiporter subunit D, which produces MFEFHPGFILILGGLSLLLLPRRLQKFLMLFFPLLAIGATFGLAAGQIWSIPFINQLELIVLKVDRLALLFSFVFTVLTFLASIFALHVKRPGEMAAAFLYAGSSLGVVFAGDWLTLIFFWEMMALASVFLIWYRRRPESWRAGFRYLLVHLLGGSLLLAGIFLQVGKGQFTVSTLTGIGGWGPWLILAGIAINAAIPPLHVWLTDAYPEATLTGSVFLCALTTKTAVYALVRIFPGESLLIWLGVIMAIYGVLYAILENNIRRLLAYHIVSQIGFMVAGIGIGTEFALNGATAHAYSHILYKALLFMGAAAVIYATGNEKLTSLGGLYRKMPLTAFFFSIGAFSISGVPLFNGFISKSIIVSAASMEGLPCVELLLNLASVGTFLSIALKLNYFMFFGPARTVRVNKIPGNMMLGMAGLAALCFLYGVFPQLLYRRLPFPLDYAPYSLSHLVSTLQLLLAVFLVFWVMRPRLLPSKAIALDFDWFYRRPFKVLIWGLVKAIVGFQNSFGVQGTKVLTKIIPFFYNPVRWLPRTTDSPPLAVYDSAQYRLPIGATAFLGVFIFVVVFSIIGL